From the genome of Methylocystis echinoides:
GGTCTATCACGGCGACTGGAGGAAGGCGCTCGCCAATCTCCATTCAACGAACAACTTTCCGGAATTTACCGGCCGCATCTGCCCCGCGCCTTGCGAAGCGTCCTGCACGCTGAACCTCCAGGACCAGCCGGTCACGATCAAGTCGATCGAATGCGCTATCGTCGACCGCGGCTTTGCTGAGGGCTGGGTCGTGCCCGAGCCGCCGAAGCGCAAGACCGGCCGCCGCGTCGCGGTCGTCGGCTCGGGCCCGGCGGGCCTCGCCGCCGCCCAGCAGCTCGCGCGCGCCGGCCATGACGTCCATGTCTTCGAAAAGGCGGCCAAGGCTGGCGGCCTGCTGCGCTACGGCATTCCCGACTTCAAGATGGAGAAGCATCTCGTCGACCGCCGCGTCGAGCAGATGGAGGCCGAAGGCGTCATCTTCCACTACAACGTCAATGTTGGCGTGGACGTGAATGTCCGCGAGCTCGTCGCGGGCCACGACGCCCTCGTTCTCGCAGGCGGCGCCGAGGCCCCCCGCGATCTGCCGATCCCCGGCCGCGAATTTCGGGGCGTGCATTTCGCCATGGACTTCCTCACGCAGCAGAACCGCCGCGTGTCCGGCGAGCCGCTGCCGACCAATGAGCCGATCCTGGCGACCGGCAAGCATGTCGTCGTGATCGGCGGCGGCGACACGGGTTCCGACTGCATCGGCACTTCGGTGCGCCATGGCGCGTTGTCGGTGACGCAGCTCGAAATCATGCCGCGTCCGCCGGAGAAGGAAAACAAGCTGCTCACCTGGCCGGATTGGCCGTTGAAGCTGCGCACCTCCTCGTCGCACGAAGAAGGGTCGGCCCGTGAATTCTCCGTGCTGACGAAGGAGTTCGTCGGCGAGGGCGGCGTCGTGAAGGGCCTGCGCTGCGTGCGCGTCGACGGCAAGATGCAGGAAGTTCCGGAGAGCTCCTTCACCATCCGCGCCGATCTCATCCTCCTCGCCATGGGCTTCGTGTCGCCGTTGCGCAAAGGACTGCTCGAGGGGGCGGGCGTGGATCTCGATAACCGCGGAAATGTCGCGGCCGACACCCGCGCTTATAAATCGTCGCGGGAAAAAGTGTTTGCGTGCGGAGACATGCGGCGCGGACAATCGCTCGTGGTGTGGGCCATTCGCGAGGGACGCCAATGCGCCCATGCGGTCGATCTTCACCTGATGGGCGAAACAAATCTGCCAAGGTGAGGAAAAATGATCAGCGAGAAGCTCAATCTCTGGTACTGCGACACTTTCGTCTCCCAGCCGTGGCAATTCTTCTTTCTGGTGCTGCCGCTCGTCGGCGCTTTTCTCTACGGGCGCGATAAGAAGAGACTCGGCTGGACCCTGATCGGGATATGGATCGCGGTGACAGTGTCCTTCTCGGCGCTGACCAATTTCGTGTTTAGCTGCAATCTGGATTGATTAGAGAAGAGAAAGCCCCTCACGCTGAGGCGCCTCCGCAGGCGGCGTCTCGAAGCACGAGGGGCCAACTCTCAAACAATCAGAGCACCACAACCGTCGTTCCGACCTTCACCCGGCTGAACAAGTCGCTCACGTCGTCATTGGTCATGCGGATGCAGCCCGAGGAGACGGCCTGTCCGATCGTCCAGGGCTCATTGGAGCCGTGGATGCGAAACATGGTGTCGCGCTCGCCGGAATAGAGATACATCGCGCGGGCGCCGAGCGGATTGTCCTGGCCGCCGGCCATGTGGCGCGGCAAATCGGGACGGCGCTTCAGCATTTCCTTCGGCGGCGTCCAATCCGGCCAGGATTCCTTGCGGCCGATGCGGACGCGGCCCTTCCAGGTGAAGCCCTCACGACCGACGCCAATGCCGTAGCGCATCGCCTCGCCATTGCCGAGCGAGAGATAGAGATAACGATTGGCCGTGTCGACCGTAATGACGCCGGCGCGCTCGCCCGTCGGATCGGCGATGCGCTCGCGGGTCGTCGCGGGATATTCGCGGCCCAGACGGGTTTCGTCCTGCATGTCTGCCGGTGCCGTCTGCTGAGGCTCGCCATAATAAGCAATCATGTTGCGCGCATCGGGCGCGGGTTCATTGTCGAAGAGCGCAAAGAAGCCGCGTCCGTCGGCCAACGACGGGGTCGAAAACGCGATCGCAACGAGCGAGAAAGCGGCAATCGAGAGAAAGCGACGAGCGCCTTTGGCAAAATGCGGCATCTTCATGGCTCCGAATATTCCTTGGCGGGAAATGCGTGAGCCTGACTGAGGGTTCCACTGGAAACCAGGCAACCTTCAAAATTTTTGCCCAAATGTCGACACAAGGGTTAATGGAAGGGCGCTATCATTGGGCTGGCGCCCTCCACGACGAGTCGTCGGCGCGATTGGGGCGCGACGGCTGATCGCCGCCGTCGACGAACACGTGCCGGGCGAGCGCCTGCGCATCGGCGCCCGAAGCGCCCGTTTTCGGCGCGGGGCGGGCCAGTTCGGCGCTCGCGGCCGCCGCCGATCCGCTCAACGTCTGAACCGGACCAATCGCGGGTCGCTCGGGGAGCGCGGGGGCGTTGGAAGCCGCCGGATTGACGGGAGACCGGAACACGATGGGCGCGCCGGGGGCCGGCGGCGCGGCGGGCGTTTCGGCGGGCGCCGTCGCCGTCGGCTGCTGTTCGGGCGCGACGGGGTGATTGCCCTCGTAGAGCTTCTTGATTTCATTCGCGACGAAATGCGCGACGCTCAGCGCGCCGGCGTCGGTGAGATGCACGCCGTCGGCCGTGCGCAGCTTCACGATCTGGCCGTTGATGTCCGGCCCGAAGGCGCTGAACTGGCCGCGCTCATCGGCGAGAGCCTCCCACAAATCGACAAAGACACCGCCGTCCTTTGTGACGGCGGCGCGATAAATGTCGTTGAGCTTCGCCATATCGGCCGAAAAGCTCTCATTCTTCATGATCGGCAGACCGACCCACACCACCGTGATCTTCTTCTCGCGAAACGGCGCCAGCATGGCGTCGACGCGCGCCTGATAGAGCTCCCGCCAGCGCGGCGAAAACGGCTCCTCGCTTTTGGTCCCGTCACGCAGCGACTGACGGTCGTTCGAGCCGATCATGATGACCGCGACATCGACCTTCTGCGGGCCGCTGGCGATGTCCTTGGCGGCTTTCGGCCAGTCGAAATAATCCTCGCGCACCAGCCCGGAATTTTCCTTGGCCTTTTTCTCGACGCCGATTTCCGGCTTGTCGGCGAAGGTCTCCTCGAGCCCATTGCCGAGCAGCACGCCGAAACTGTCGCCCATCACGGCGACGAAATAATTTGCCGCGAGGTCGGGCTTCTCCGGCGCCGCCGAGTCCGTCGGCTCGCCGCGCTTGGAGCGCTTCGCGGCGCGGCTGGCGTCGCCGCTGCGCCAATAGGTCGGCGGGCGGTTTTCCTGATGCGGCATGATGCGCCGCACGCGCGGCTGCTCAGTGGCGCGGGACGGCGCCGCGCGCCTCGGCCCGCCGAAAATGCCTTCGAAGAAATCGGAGAAGGGGTCTTGCGCATGGGCGCTCGGCGCGGCCGCGAGAACGGCGGCGAGCGCGATCGCCGCAATCGCCAAGAGGCGCGAAAGAACGGCTCTTGCTCTGAAATTCTTCGCCATGGCCACACTATAAGGGCGTGGCGGTTCGTCGTGCAAATCGCGACTTGACGCGGAGGGAGGCTTCGGGGCCCAATCCCGCTCCGAGTCGGGTGCGGGAAGGAAAGCATGCGAAACTTCGCTTTGGGACGCGTCGCCGTGGGTCTCGTCGTTTCGGCCCTTGCCTGCGGCGGCGCCGCGGCCGCTGGGATCGTCACCTATGGCGAGCAGGACCGCCCGCTTGCCGAAGAGCGCTACCCGCCCTTTAGAAGCGCGCTGCCGGCCTGCAACGACCCGGGCGTGCTGGCCGAGATTTCCTGGAGCTTCAAGGGACGCGAGTGGGAGTATTGGGGGTCGGGCCTCGAAATCGATTCGTTCTACCCCCCGTTCGAATACGGCTATCGCACCGATGGTTTGAGCTACATTCCGCGCCGTTATTGTCAGGCGGACGCGCTGTTCAACGACGGCCTGCGCCGTCGCGTGGTCTATAATATTGCGGAGGCGCTCGGCTTCATCGGCATTGGCTCGGGCGTGACATGGTGCATCGTCGGACTTGACCGCAACCATGCGTTCAGTCCGAATTGCCGCGCGGCCGGACCTTGATCTGGGCCGCCGCCGCAGCCCAGAGGTCTCTCATGTTTGGTTTCAACGCCGCCGCCCTCGCGCGCGCTTTGCCGCTCGTCGCCGCTCTATGGGGGTCCGCCCTCGCAGTCCCCGCTCAGGCGAAGGATGCGGACTGTATTCTCGATCGCTGCGCCGATCGCTTGGGCCCCAAGGCGCCAAGCGAGACGCCCGCGCCCGAGCCCGAGAAGGCCGACGCCGGCTTTCGCGGCGGCGCGCCCGCGCGGGACTTCGACTTCTATGTTCTGGCGTTGAGCTGGTCGCCGGGGTTCTGCGAGCATGTCGGCGGCGCGCATGACCAGTGCGAACCGGGAAAGGGGCAGGGCTTCGTTGTGCACGGCCTCTGGCCTCAATATGAGCAGGGCTATCCGAGCGATTGTCCCGGGCCGCGCTCGCCCTCGCGTATTGCGCTCGAGCGCGCCAATGGCGTCTTTCCCGACGAACGGCTGGCGCGTTACGAATGGCGCAAGCATGGGACCTGTTCAGGCAAGAGCCCCAGCGACTTCTTCGCCGACGTCGCCCGCGCGCGCGAGGCGGTGACGATCCCGCAGCCCTTCGTCAAGCCGACGCGCGACCAGACCTTCACGCCCATCGACGTGGAGCGCGCCTTCTACGACGCCAATCCGCGCCTGCGGCCGGGCATGATGGCGGTCGCCTGCCGACGTGACGTGCTGGAGGGCGTGCGCATCTGCCTCTCCAAGGATCTGCGTGAGTTTCGCGCCTGTCCAGACGTCGTCCGCCGTGGCTGCCGTCAGCGGGAGATCGCGGCGCCCGCGCCGTTGTAACGCATGAACTACCGACACGGCTTCCACGCCGGCAATTTTGCGGATGTCTTCAAGCACGCATTGCTGGCGCGGCTGCTCCTGTATCTGACGCGGAAGGACGCCCC
Proteins encoded in this window:
- a CDS encoding ribonuclease T2 codes for the protein MFGFNAAALARALPLVAALWGSALAVPAQAKDADCILDRCADRLGPKAPSETPAPEPEKADAGFRGGAPARDFDFYVLALSWSPGFCEHVGGAHDQCEPGKGQGFVVHGLWPQYEQGYPSDCPGPRSPSRIALERANGVFPDERLARYEWRKHGTCSGKSPSDFFADVARAREAVTIPQPFVKPTRDQTFTPIDVERAFYDANPRLRPGMMAVACRRDVLEGVRICLSKDLREFRACPDVVRRGCRQREIAAPAPL
- a CDS encoding L,D-transpeptidase, whose protein sequence is MPHFAKGARRFLSIAAFSLVAIAFSTPSLADGRGFFALFDNEPAPDARNMIAYYGEPQQTAPADMQDETRLGREYPATTRERIADPTGERAGVITVDTANRYLYLSLGNGEAMRYGIGVGREGFTWKGRVRIGRKESWPDWTPPKEMLKRRPDLPRHMAGGQDNPLGARAMYLYSGERDTMFRIHGSNEPWTIGQAVSSGCIRMTNDDVSDLFSRVKVGTTVVVL
- a CDS encoding SGNH family hydrolase; this encodes MAKNFRARAVLSRLLAIAAIALAAVLAAAPSAHAQDPFSDFFEGIFGGPRRAAPSRATEQPRVRRIMPHQENRPPTYWRSGDASRAAKRSKRGEPTDSAAPEKPDLAANYFVAVMGDSFGVLLGNGLEETFADKPEIGVEKKAKENSGLVREDYFDWPKAAKDIASGPQKVDVAVIMIGSNDRQSLRDGTKSEEPFSPRWRELYQARVDAMLAPFREKKITVVWVGLPIMKNESFSADMAKLNDIYRAAVTKDGGVFVDLWEALADERGQFSAFGPDINGQIVKLRTADGVHLTDAGALSVAHFVANEIKKLYEGNHPVAPEQQPTATAPAETPAAPPAPGAPIVFRSPVNPAASNAPALPERPAIGPVQTLSGSAAAASAELARPAPKTGASGADAQALARHVFVDGGDQPSRPNRADDSSWRAPAQ
- a CDS encoding glutamate synthase subunit beta → MGKVTGFLEIDRQDRKYKPAADRIRHYDEFVIPLSEEATRNQASRCMDCGIPFCHNGCPVNNQIPDWNDLVYHGDWRKALANLHSTNNFPEFTGRICPAPCEASCTLNLQDQPVTIKSIECAIVDRGFAEGWVVPEPPKRKTGRRVAVVGSGPAGLAAAQQLARAGHDVHVFEKAAKAGGLLRYGIPDFKMEKHLVDRRVEQMEAEGVIFHYNVNVGVDVNVRELVAGHDALVLAGGAEAPRDLPIPGREFRGVHFAMDFLTQQNRRVSGEPLPTNEPILATGKHVVVIGGGDTGSDCIGTSVRHGALSVTQLEIMPRPPEKENKLLTWPDWPLKLRTSSSHEEGSAREFSVLTKEFVGEGGVVKGLRCVRVDGKMQEVPESSFTIRADLILLAMGFVSPLRKGLLEGAGVDLDNRGNVAADTRAYKSSREKVFACGDMRRGQSLVVWAIREGRQCAHAVDLHLMGETNLPR